A genomic window from Candidatus Krumholzibacteriia bacterium includes:
- a CDS encoding polysaccharide export protein gives MNNFQSWLRSPCGRLLAGLVVFTYCNTVLGATFARAQVQQPISQSTPGAEYRVGPTDHLFLAVPQRQDLNRELVVDEKGAVTLPLVGDVVVAGLTKGEIETRLLQALREYYPSIKSVEVTVTRAMSNVIFVSGDVRVPGKYSITEAINVWEAIREAGGPSATAALTSVRVIQDRARGGRTFVVDVQAALDAGSVGDLPLLNPGDTVLVPAEGEVYTGVSGVNVFGAVVRPGAYPLPARQDLMSALMVAGGPAPGAKMSKIRIVRPSGSATAQIIKVNLDDFIYKGEMANNPLLRSGDTIYMARKTFSSQNIGVVLGFITAIGTIVLLYYTIQKEYDAQQARTTP, from the coding sequence GTGAACAATTTTCAGTCGTGGTTGCGCAGTCCCTGCGGCCGCCTGCTGGCCGGCCTGGTCGTGTTCACCTACTGCAACACAGTGCTGGGCGCCACCTTCGCCCGCGCCCAGGTGCAGCAGCCCATCTCCCAGTCCACGCCCGGCGCCGAGTACCGCGTCGGACCCACCGATCATCTGTTTCTCGCGGTGCCACAGCGCCAGGACCTCAATCGCGAACTGGTGGTAGATGAAAAGGGCGCGGTAACCCTGCCGCTGGTTGGCGATGTGGTGGTGGCGGGCCTGACCAAGGGCGAGATCGAGACGCGCCTGCTGCAGGCGCTTCGCGAGTACTATCCCAGCATCAAGTCGGTGGAGGTCACGGTTACGCGCGCCATGAGCAACGTGATCTTCGTGAGCGGCGACGTCCGCGTCCCCGGCAAGTACAGCATCACCGAAGCGATCAACGTGTGGGAAGCGATTCGCGAGGCGGGTGGCCCGAGTGCGACCGCGGCGCTCACCAGTGTGCGCGTCATCCAGGACCGTGCGCGTGGCGGACGCACGTTCGTGGTGGACGTGCAGGCGGCGCTGGACGCGGGCTCGGTGGGGGATCTGCCGCTGCTCAACCCCGGGGATACCGTGCTGGTGCCGGCCGAGGGCGAGGTCTACACGGGCGTCTCGGGCGTGAACGTGTTCGGCGCGGTGGTGCGGCCGGGCGCGTACCCGCTGCCCGCGCGCCAGGACCTCATGAGCGCGCTCATGGTGGCGGGTGGGCCCGCCCCGGGGGCCAAGATGAGCAAGATCCGCATTGTGCGCCCGAGTGGCAGCGCGACGGCGCAGATCATCAAGGTCAATCTGGACGACTTCATCTACAAGGGGGAGATGGCCAACAACCCGCTCCTGCGATCGGGCGACACCATCTATATGGCCCGCAAGACGTTCTCGTCCCAGAACATCGGTGTGGTGCTCGGTTTCATCACGGCAATCGGGACTATCGTCCTGTTGTACTACACGATTCAGAAGGAATACGATGCACAACAGGCCCGAACGACCCCGTAG
- a CDS encoding polyprenyl synthetase family protein, with translation MTRSDSSFDARAAADRAAVEERLAELLARFAHQHDGMREAMAYSLLGGGKRLRPLLCLWTHDALGGARRDAALDCACAVECVHTYSLVHDDLPCMDDDDLRRGKPSSHRRFGEAVAVLTGDALLSMAFEISATLADRHDVDSDLALTVVRILSSAAGTDGLITGQALDLTPPDCGGIDAVERIHEHKTARLIAAALETGATLAGVPAAALERVRRAGLDAGAAFQIVDDLLDLEGSEDSLGKTPGKDVHGGKLTYPAVAGVERSRAEASRRIEAALASLPGIDGTPLAALLAHLVGRHS, from the coding sequence TTGACGCGGAGTGATTCCTCGTTCGACGCCCGCGCCGCGGCCGACCGCGCGGCGGTGGAGGAGCGGCTGGCGGAACTGCTGGCGCGCTTCGCGCATCAGCACGACGGCATGCGCGAGGCCATGGCCTACTCGCTGCTGGGCGGCGGCAAGCGCCTGCGGCCGCTCCTGTGCCTGTGGACGCACGATGCGCTGGGCGGAGCCCGGCGCGACGCGGCACTCGATTGCGCCTGCGCCGTCGAGTGCGTGCACACCTACTCGCTCGTGCACGACGATCTGCCGTGCATGGACGACGACGACCTTCGGCGTGGCAAACCCAGCTCGCACCGGCGCTTCGGTGAGGCGGTGGCGGTTCTCACCGGCGACGCATTGCTCAGCATGGCCTTCGAGATTTCGGCGACGCTGGCCGATCGGCACGACGTGGACAGTGACCTGGCGCTGACGGTGGTGCGCATCCTGAGCTCTGCGGCGGGTACCGATGGCCTCATCACCGGCCAGGCCCTCGACCTGACGCCGCCGGATTGCGGCGGCATCGACGCCGTGGAACGGATTCACGAGCACAAGACCGCCCGCCTGATCGCCGCCGCGCTGGAAACGGGCGCGACCCTGGCGGGTGTGCCGGCCGCGGCGCTGGAGCGGGTGCGGCGCGCCGGGCTCGATGCCGGCGCCGCATTCCAGATCGTGGACGATCTGCTGGATCTGGAGGGCAGCGAGGATTCACTTGGCAAGACCCCGGGCAAGGATGTACACGGGGGAAAGCTCACCTATCCGGCGGTAGCCGGCGTGGAGCGCTCGCGGGCGGAAGCCTCGCGCAGGATCGAGGCCGCACTGGCCTCACTGCCCGGGATAGACGGTACCCCTCTCGCCGCACTGCTGGCGCATCTCGTGGGCCGTCACTCGTGA
- the dxs gene encoding 1-deoxy-D-xylulose-5-phosphate synthase has product MSILDRIHYPSDLKSVPVQDLPQLARELRDEILTSVGRTGGHLGASLGAVELTLALHYVFDAPRDQIVWDVGHQAYGHKIITGRREQFDTLRQRHGLSGFPRRDESEYDTFGVAHASTAISAALGMAIARDIKGEAFNVLAVVGDGALTGGMAFEAMNNAGVLKKDMVVVLNDNRMSISHNVGALHKYLTKITSGALYNHLQADVWELLGHLPRGGGKARRVARKIKESIKTLVVPGVIFEELGFRYFGPIDGHNVEFLVQTFEHIRNLNGPILVHVITQKGKGYHFTENDPFCAHGVTRYDKIPGDRPAKKGNPSYTGVYGKTILEMARADKRIVAITAAMPDNTGLTDFAREIPDRVFDVGIAEQHGVTFAAGLATRGIVPMVTIYSTFLQRAFDQVIHDVALQSLPVRFILDRGGIVGEDGPTHHGTFDLSYLRMVPNFVIMAPKDENELRHMVKTAVSYEAGPIAIRFPRGEGLGVPMDEALQEIPIGRAEVLSTGRDVMFVAIGAMVAPCVAAAVALGSRGINAGVVNARFVKPLDSELLDQLAAGDALIITVEDNVLAGGFGSAVNEYWVEHHHDLVNVRNLGLPDRFIEHGDRDGLLAEAGLSAEAIAQFAADAHDERRRSVRSVAS; this is encoded by the coding sequence ATGAGCATTCTCGATCGCATTCACTACCCCTCCGATCTCAAGTCCGTGCCGGTACAGGACCTGCCGCAACTTGCGCGCGAGCTGCGCGACGAGATCCTCACCAGCGTCGGCCGCACGGGCGGGCACCTCGGCGCCAGCCTGGGCGCGGTGGAGTTAACCCTGGCGCTGCACTACGTGTTCGATGCGCCCCGGGATCAGATCGTGTGGGACGTGGGGCACCAGGCGTACGGACACAAGATCATCACCGGGCGGCGGGAGCAATTCGATACGCTGCGCCAGCGGCACGGTCTCAGCGGCTTTCCCAGGCGTGACGAGAGCGAATACGACACCTTCGGGGTGGCTCACGCCAGCACCGCCATCAGTGCCGCGCTGGGCATGGCCATCGCGCGCGACATCAAGGGCGAAGCGTTCAACGTGCTGGCGGTGGTGGGCGACGGCGCGCTCACCGGCGGCATGGCGTTCGAAGCCATGAACAACGCCGGCGTGCTCAAGAAGGACATGGTGGTGGTGCTCAACGACAACAGGATGTCCATCTCCCACAACGTGGGTGCTCTGCACAAGTACCTGACCAAGATCACCTCCGGCGCACTCTACAACCACCTGCAGGCGGATGTGTGGGAGTTGCTGGGGCACCTGCCGCGCGGCGGCGGCAAGGCGCGGCGCGTGGCGCGCAAGATCAAGGAGAGCATCAAGACCCTGGTGGTCCCCGGGGTCATCTTCGAGGAACTGGGTTTCCGTTACTTCGGTCCCATCGACGGGCACAACGTCGAGTTCCTGGTGCAGACTTTCGAGCACATCCGGAACCTCAACGGCCCCATCCTCGTGCACGTGATCACGCAGAAGGGAAAGGGCTACCACTTCACCGAGAACGACCCGTTCTGTGCGCACGGGGTGACCCGCTACGACAAGATCCCCGGCGACCGGCCGGCCAAGAAGGGCAACCCGTCCTACACGGGCGTGTACGGCAAGACCATCCTGGAGATGGCCCGCGCGGACAAGCGCATCGTGGCCATCACCGCGGCCATGCCGGATAATACCGGCCTCACCGACTTTGCGCGCGAGATTCCGGATCGCGTATTCGACGTGGGCATCGCCGAGCAGCACGGTGTGACCTTTGCGGCCGGGCTGGCCACGCGCGGCATCGTACCCATGGTCACCATCTATTCGACGTTCCTGCAGCGCGCATTCGACCAGGTGATCCACGACGTCGCCCTTCAGAGCCTGCCGGTGCGTTTCATTCTCGATCGCGGCGGCATCGTGGGCGAGGACGGCCCCACTCATCACGGCACCTTCGACCTGAGCTACCTGCGCATGGTTCCGAACTTCGTGATCATGGCGCCCAAGGACGAGAACGAACTGCGGCACATGGTGAAGACCGCGGTGTCGTACGAGGCGGGCCCGATCGCCATTCGCTTCCCGCGCGGTGAAGGGCTCGGCGTTCCCATGGACGAAGCGTTGCAGGAGATTCCCATCGGCCGCGCCGAGGTTCTCTCCACCGGGCGCGACGTCATGTTCGTCGCCATCGGAGCGATGGTGGCCCCGTGCGTCGCGGCCGCGGTTGCGCTGGGCTCGCGGGGCATCAATGCCGGCGTGGTCAACGCGCGTTTCGTCAAGCCGCTCGACAGTGAGCTGCTCGACCAGCTCGCCGCCGGCGATGCACTCATCATCACCGTCGAGGACAACGTGCTGGCGGGCGGGTTCGGTTCGGCGGTCAACGAGTACTGGGTGGAGCACCACCACGATCTGGTCAACGTCCGCAATCTCGGCCTTCCGGATCGCTTCATCGAACACGGCGACCGCGATGGTCTGCTCGCCGAGGCGGGGTTGTCCGCGGAGGCGATCGCGCAGTTCGCCGCAGACGCGCACGACGAACGCCGGCGTTCGGTCCGGTCGGTCGCCTCGTGA
- a CDS encoding SDR family oxidoreductase produces the protein MSSYLVTGGAGFIGSNIVDELLRRGQTVRVLDNFATGREENLQDAGDRIELIRGDVRDIAAVDAAVAGCDFVLHQAALASVPRSIADPVANNEVNAQGTLNVLVAAQKHGVKRVVYASSSSVYGDSEELPKVESMTPNPMSPYAVAKLAAEYYCRVFAELHGMTTVALRYFNVFGPRQDPGSQYSAVIPIFVKALVEGKAPTIHGDGEQSRDFTYIDNVVGANLRACEANVSGGKVYNIACGGRFSLNQLYAALAARVGTDLRPVYGPPRAGDVKHSMAAIDRIQRELGYQVSVSFEDGIERTVRWYQDVGLKALR, from the coding sequence GTGTCCAGCTATCTCGTGACCGGCGGTGCCGGCTTCATTGGCTCCAACATCGTGGACGAACTGCTCCGGCGCGGGCAAACCGTCCGCGTGCTCGACAACTTCGCGACCGGGCGGGAAGAGAACCTGCAGGACGCGGGAGACCGCATCGAACTCATCCGCGGCGACGTCCGCGACATCGCCGCGGTGGATGCCGCGGTAGCGGGCTGCGACTTCGTCCTGCACCAGGCCGCACTGGCCTCGGTGCCGCGCTCCATCGCCGACCCGGTGGCCAACAACGAGGTCAACGCGCAGGGCACGCTCAACGTGCTGGTGGCCGCCCAGAAGCACGGGGTGAAGCGTGTGGTATACGCCTCCTCCTCCTCGGTGTACGGCGACAGCGAAGAGCTGCCCAAGGTGGAGAGTATGACCCCCAACCCCATGTCTCCTTACGCGGTGGCCAAGCTGGCGGCCGAGTACTACTGCCGGGTGTTCGCGGAACTGCACGGAATGACCACCGTCGCGCTGCGCTACTTCAACGTGTTCGGACCGCGCCAGGACCCCGGCTCGCAGTACAGCGCGGTGATCCCCATCTTCGTCAAGGCACTGGTGGAGGGGAAGGCGCCCACCATCCATGGCGACGGCGAGCAGTCGCGCGACTTCACCTACATCGACAATGTGGTCGGGGCCAATTTGCGGGCCTGCGAGGCGAACGTCAGCGGCGGCAAGGTGTATAACATCGCCTGTGGCGGACGTTTCTCCCTCAACCAGTTATACGCGGCCCTCGCGGCCCGCGTGGGGACGGACCTGCGGCCGGTATACGGCCCGCCCCGGGCGGGAGACGTGAAGCACTCCATGGCCGCCATCGACAGGATCCAGCGCGAGTTGGGCTACCAGGTGTCGGTTTCGTTCGAGGATGGCATCGAGCGCACCGTGCGCTGGTACCAGGACGTCGGCCTCAAGGCGCTTCGTTGA
- the recN gene encoding DNA repair protein RecN, which translates to MLRRLRIENLAVVEDVSLEFKPGLNILTGSTGAGKSLIVGAVNLLLGERAAAEVIRTGSPEARVEAEFDPPPGGAAGTLFASVPAGEPVVLARRVSGSGRSTAWVNGRAVPLKDLRLAASALIEPHGQNIQYQLRDPRHHVEYVDAFADNGSLRERYAAALARLRDAAAQLARYDAGLAEMAEKRELYAHRLAEIERVAPRPGEKVDLEAKARVFANAEKLYAVLEASCAALYDDDRSASALVGESARRLESLTAVDARLAAIAGRLREAAALIADAAGEARALVDGLDFEPADVERTQERLDALVRLERRYGAALDDLIAQKAAWKEILESLDGGTGRREELERAVAAAADGVAQAGSALSAARAAAARELDRGVTAGIQALSMRGASFRTHIAHAADAASPVRIDGAGVVCHDDGLDVVHMRVQTNPGEAEGGLDEIASTGELSRVALVLKQLAASGVPGTTLIFDEIDAGVGADLGDALAENLLALSKRHQIICITHMPQIAARGQSHLVVQKDIDGDRTRVRVHAAEGDERTREIARMLGGGEGSDRRLALAAEMLDRTRRDRREKHVRP; encoded by the coding sequence ATGTTGCGCCGGCTGCGCATCGAGAATCTCGCCGTCGTCGAGGACGTCAGCCTCGAGTTCAAGCCCGGACTGAACATTCTTACCGGATCCACCGGGGCGGGCAAGTCGCTCATCGTGGGTGCGGTGAACCTGCTGCTCGGGGAGCGCGCAGCGGCTGAAGTCATCCGCACTGGAAGCCCCGAGGCGCGCGTGGAGGCCGAGTTTGACCCGCCGCCGGGCGGCGCCGCCGGAACGCTGTTTGCGTCCGTGCCGGCCGGCGAGCCGGTGGTCCTGGCGCGCCGCGTTTCCGGCAGCGGCCGCTCCACGGCGTGGGTGAACGGGCGTGCCGTGCCGCTGAAGGACCTGCGCCTGGCGGCCTCGGCGCTCATCGAGCCACACGGGCAGAACATCCAGTATCAACTTCGCGATCCCCGCCACCACGTTGAGTACGTGGACGCGTTCGCTGACAACGGGTCTTTGCGCGAGCGCTACGCCGCGGCCCTCGCGCGCCTGCGGGATGCGGCGGCGCAACTGGCACGCTACGACGCCGGCCTCGCGGAGATGGCCGAGAAGCGGGAATTGTATGCGCACCGGCTGGCGGAGATCGAACGGGTGGCGCCCCGCCCGGGTGAGAAGGTGGATCTGGAAGCGAAGGCGCGCGTATTTGCGAATGCGGAGAAGTTGTACGCGGTACTGGAGGCGAGTTGCGCGGCGCTGTACGACGACGACCGCTCCGCGTCCGCGCTGGTCGGCGAGAGTGCGCGGCGACTGGAGTCGCTGACCGCGGTGGACGCCCGCCTGGCCGCGATTGCCGGCCGCCTGCGCGAGGCGGCGGCGTTGATTGCAGACGCGGCCGGCGAGGCGCGCGCGCTGGTCGACGGGCTGGACTTCGAGCCCGCGGACGTCGAGCGTACCCAGGAGCGCCTGGACGCGCTGGTTCGCCTGGAGCGGCGCTACGGCGCCGCGCTGGATGATCTGATCGCTCAGAAGGCGGCGTGGAAGGAGATTCTCGAGTCGCTCGACGGCGGGACCGGCCGACGCGAGGAACTGGAGCGGGCCGTGGCTGCCGCGGCGGACGGGGTGGCGCAGGCCGGTTCGGCGCTCAGCGCCGCGCGCGCCGCAGCCGCCCGGGAACTGGACCGGGGCGTGACCGCCGGCATACAGGCGCTGTCCATGCGCGGCGCCAGCTTCCGCACCCACATCGCCCACGCGGCCGATGCCGCCAGCCCGGTGCGGATAGACGGCGCCGGTGTGGTGTGTCACGACGACGGACTGGACGTGGTGCACATGCGCGTGCAGACCAACCCGGGCGAAGCGGAGGGTGGCCTTGACGAGATTGCATCCACCGGCGAACTGTCGCGCGTGGCGCTGGTGCTCAAGCAACTGGCCGCGTCCGGTGTTCCCGGCACCACGTTGATCTTCGACGAGATCGACGCCGGGGTGGGGGCGGACCTGGGGGATGCGCTCGCGGAGAATCTGCTTGCGCTGTCAAAACGGCATCAGATAATCTGCATTACTCACATGCCTCAGATCGCCGCCCGGGGACAGTCCCACCTCGTCGTCCAGAAAGACATCGACGGTGACCGAACGAGGGTTCGTGTTCACGCCGCCGAAGGCGACGAGCGAACACGGGAGATCGCCCGCATGCTCGGCGGCGGCGAGGGAAGCGACCGGCGCCTGGCGCTGGCCGCCGAGATGTTGGATCGCACTCGTCGCGATCGGCGCGAGAAACATGTGCGCCCGTAG
- a CDS encoding sensor domain-containing diguanylate cyclase: MKKLIRHRDILFSTLSEITSLIVAGHDKRMIFRKVLECSIHVLDAERVFLLELDGNRLVRYSRGIDDGSREPKIDVLDETPGVLGWMIKETEQDVFQPGRALGLDVPTLTRSLGDDTGNRVIISAPLVAKTSMFGLLIAIHRSGALYAPEDVRLLTLLANQAAIAVENALLYQKLEQEAITDGLTSVYNYRFLISSLESEIKRARRFKQSFSFVMLDVDNLKSYNDRHGHLSGSQVLKEIATIIKASCREIDFVSKYGGDEFGVLLPQTRLAGAEKVTRRVVDCVREHCFDAQTPGLITCSAGVSSFPRDGQTPQAIIEAADKALYQAKRTGKNTVVTTESLIEEMA; encoded by the coding sequence ATGAAGAAACTTATCCGACACCGCGATATCCTGTTCTCGACCCTGTCCGAGATCACAAGCCTGATCGTTGCGGGACACGACAAGCGGATGATCTTCCGCAAGGTCCTGGAATGCTCCATCCACGTCCTCGACGCGGAGCGGGTCTTCCTGCTGGAACTCGACGGCAACCGCCTGGTGCGCTACAGCCGGGGCATCGACGACGGTTCGCGCGAGCCAAAAATCGATGTGCTCGACGAGACCCCGGGCGTGCTGGGCTGGATGATCAAGGAGACGGAGCAGGACGTCTTTCAGCCGGGGCGGGCGCTGGGGCTGGACGTGCCCACGCTGACGCGCAGCCTTGGAGACGACACCGGCAACCGCGTCATCATCAGTGCGCCGCTGGTGGCCAAGACATCCATGTTCGGGCTGCTCATTGCCATCCATCGCTCCGGCGCGCTGTACGCACCGGAAGACGTGCGGCTGCTCACGCTGCTCGCCAACCAGGCCGCGATCGCGGTGGAGAACGCGCTCCTGTACCAGAAGCTCGAGCAGGAGGCCATCACCGATGGCCTCACCTCGGTCTACAACTACCGGTTCCTGATATCGTCGCTCGAAAGCGAGATAAAGCGCGCCCGCCGCTTCAAGCAGTCGTTCTCGTTCGTCATGCTGGACGTCGATAATCTGAAGTCATACAACGACCGCCACGGCCATTTGAGCGGCAGCCAGGTGCTCAAGGAGATCGCGACCATCATCAAGGCGAGTTGCCGCGAGATCGATTTCGTGAGCAAGTACGGCGGTGACGAGTTTGGCGTGCTGCTGCCGCAGACGCGCTTGGCCGGCGCGGAGAAGGTCACCCGCCGGGTGGTCGACTGTGTCCGCGAGCACTGCTTCGACGCCCAGACGCCGGGGCTGATCACCTGCAGCGCGGGCGTTTCGTCGTTCCCGCGCGACGGGCAGACCCCGCAGGCGATCATTGAGGCCGCGGACAAGGCCCTGTACCAGGCCAAGAGAACCGGCAAGAACACCGTGGTGACCACCGAGTCGCTCATCGAAGAAATGGCCTGA
- a CDS encoding nucleotide sugar dehydrogenase, translating into MSIIEKLRAREARTAVIGLGYVGLPLAVELAQAGYEVVGIDVIAEKVDRVNAGDSYIKDVTSEALREVVSSGRLKATTDFSVLASCDTVDICVPTPLRKTRDPDISYIVASVEEIAKYVHPGMLVVLESTTYPGTTEEVILPMLARDDFRVGEHFFLAFSPERVDPGNPRFNTKNIPKVVGGVTPRCTEVAAALYSGALSTIVPVSSAKVAETVKLLENTFRSVNIGMVNEIALMCNKMDIDVWEVIRAAATKPFGFMPFYPGPGLGGHCIPIDPFYLSWKAKLAGFEARFIELAGQINGSMPEYVVARVAEALNRHRKAVNGSRVLVVGISYKANIDDIRESPALDVMRLLVRSGAQVVYHDDVADRRDHELQHLEAKPVDLSPQTLATCDCAVIVTGHDGVDYKALLDGVPVLVDTRNVFAGVQSDKIVRL; encoded by the coding sequence ATGTCAATCATCGAGAAACTACGCGCGCGCGAGGCGCGCACCGCGGTAATCGGCCTGGGATATGTGGGGCTGCCGCTGGCGGTGGAACTCGCGCAGGCCGGTTACGAAGTGGTCGGGATCGACGTGATCGCGGAGAAGGTCGATCGCGTCAACGCCGGGGACAGCTACATCAAGGATGTGACGTCCGAGGCCTTGCGCGAGGTCGTATCCTCGGGCCGGCTGAAGGCCACCACGGATTTCTCCGTGCTGGCGAGTTGCGACACGGTGGACATCTGCGTGCCCACACCGCTGCGCAAGACGCGCGACCCGGACATCTCCTACATCGTGGCATCGGTTGAAGAGATCGCCAAGTACGTGCATCCGGGCATGCTGGTGGTGCTGGAGTCGACCACCTACCCGGGTACCACCGAGGAAGTCATCCTGCCCATGCTGGCGCGTGACGATTTCCGCGTGGGCGAGCACTTCTTCCTGGCGTTCTCGCCGGAGCGCGTGGATCCGGGCAACCCCCGCTTCAACACCAAGAACATCCCCAAGGTGGTGGGCGGGGTGACGCCGCGCTGCACCGAGGTGGCGGCCGCGCTGTATTCCGGCGCGCTCAGCACCATCGTGCCGGTGAGTTCGGCGAAGGTGGCGGAGACGGTGAAGCTTCTGGAGAACACCTTCCGCAGTGTCAACATCGGCATGGTCAATGAGATCGCGCTGATGTGCAACAAGATGGACATCGACGTGTGGGAGGTGATCCGTGCGGCGGCCACCAAGCCATTCGGCTTCATGCCGTTCTACCCGGGGCCAGGCCTGGGCGGCCACTGCATCCCCATCGACCCGTTCTATCTGTCATGGAAGGCCAAGCTGGCCGGGTTCGAGGCACGGTTCATCGAACTGGCGGGGCAGATCAACGGCTCCATGCCGGAGTACGTGGTGGCACGAGTCGCCGAGGCGCTCAACCGTCATCGTAAGGCCGTCAACGGGTCGCGCGTGCTGGTGGTCGGCATATCCTACAAGGCCAACATCGACGACATTCGCGAGTCGCCGGCGCTGGACGTAATGCGCCTGCTGGTGCGCAGCGGCGCGCAGGTCGTCTATCACGACGACGTGGCCGACAGGCGCGACCACGAACTGCAGCACCTGGAGGCAAAGCCGGTGGACCTGTCGCCGCAGACGCTGGCCACGTGTGACTGCGCAGTCATCGTCACCGGACACGACGGCGTGGACTACAAGGCGCTTCTGGACGGTGTGCCCGTACTGGTGGATACGCGCAACGTGTTCGCGGGCGTTCAATCCGACAAGATCGTCAGGCTCTAA
- a CDS encoding NAD(+)/NADH kinase, which produces MTSPRITRVGIAANLEKDGAADIARDLVAGLHGLGMSVFLDDDLATLAPALPVARSGIPEDCEMIVAIGGDGTILKYARRYVDRATPLVGLKCGRLGFLAESSKERVLGLLNGGAYTVQRRMRILCRVQQPGRPLDEFSALNDVVVHSTGYSRMVTMRVAVGGKLLREFSADGLIIATPTGSTAYSLSAGGAVVEPTLDAIVLTPLNPHTMSMRPMVLDSTEVVTISVSSAPSGVLLTVDGQVGLEFDPSHAITLLRDERPTRLVVPDDYDFFALLREKL; this is translated from the coding sequence ATGACGTCACCACGGATCACGCGTGTCGGCATCGCCGCCAACCTCGAGAAGGACGGTGCGGCGGATATCGCCCGCGACCTGGTTGCGGGGCTGCACGGCCTCGGCATGAGCGTGTTCCTCGATGACGATCTGGCGACGCTGGCGCCCGCGCTGCCCGTTGCGCGCAGCGGGATTCCCGAGGACTGCGAGATGATCGTCGCCATCGGGGGCGACGGAACCATCCTCAAGTACGCGCGCCGCTACGTGGACCGTGCCACGCCCCTGGTGGGTCTGAAGTGCGGCCGGCTGGGATTCCTCGCCGAGTCCAGCAAGGAGCGCGTACTGGGCCTGCTCAACGGCGGCGCCTACACGGTGCAGCGACGCATGCGCATCCTGTGCCGCGTGCAGCAGCCCGGCCGCCCGCTGGACGAGTTCAGCGCGCTCAATGACGTGGTTGTGCACAGCACGGGATACTCGCGCATGGTCACCATGCGTGTCGCGGTGGGCGGGAAACTGCTGCGTGAGTTCTCCGCCGACGGACTCATCATCGCGACCCCGACCGGATCCACCGCGTACTCGCTCTCCGCGGGCGGTGCGGTGGTTGAACCCACGCTGGACGCCATCGTGCTCACCCCGCTCAACCCGCACACCATGAGCATGCGTCCCATGGTGCTGGACTCCACCGAAGTCGTCACGATCTCCGTCAGCTCGGCGCCGTCCGGTGTGCTGCTCACGGTGGACGGGCAGGTGGGTCTCGAGTTCGACCCGTCACACGCGATCACCCTGCTGCGCGATGAGCGGCCCACGCGCCTGGTGGTGCCCGACGATTACGACTTCTTCGCCCTGCTGCGCGAGAAACTGTGA
- a CDS encoding divergent PAP2 family protein, with protein sequence MFLSAISQPLLVGILGGLIAQGMKVVSFLLLEKRINFRRLLETDGAPNMHSAAFAALTVAIGSSRGFGSIEFGVAMCFTALVTVDMWNVKRAASRQAEMVELLVQKLRPGALARGRRALSYSVLDVLTGTAIGVVTALILG encoded by the coding sequence ATGTTCCTTTCAGCCATATCGCAGCCTCTGCTCGTCGGAATCCTCGGGGGGCTCATCGCCCAGGGGATGAAAGTCGTCTCTTTCCTCCTGCTGGAAAAGCGGATAAACTTCCGCAGACTCCTCGAGACCGACGGTGCCCCCAACATGCACAGCGCGGCCTTTGCCGCGTTGACCGTCGCCATCGGATCGTCCCGTGGTTTCGGGTCGATCGAGTTCGGCGTCGCCATGTGTTTCACCGCCCTGGTGACGGTTGATATGTGGAACGTCAAGCGGGCCGCGTCCCGCCAGGCGGAGATGGTGGAGCTGCTGGTTCAGAAGCTGCGTCCGGGCGCACTGGCGCGCGGACGCAGGGCGTTGTCGTACTCGGTTCTCGACGTCCTCACGGGGACTGCGATCGGCGTTGTGACGGCGCTCATCCTCGGTTGA